One stretch of Rhizoctonia solani chromosome 8, complete sequence DNA includes these proteins:
- a CDS encoding Cellulase (glycosyl hydrolase family 5 protein): MRLRSVAIGTSLLGATAVSAAKSSLPVDKVYGTNLGSWLLVEPWMLPNEWVNKMGGDSCESDCSSCAYSEFDLVKKIGQERADKVFDEHWATWFTEKDADIIKNAGLNMIRIPLGYWIVESLVDRSTEHYPRGGMKYLKKGLRWLKKRGIYVMLDHHALPGVASANQMFAGRCTSDVQFYTPKNYKRALIWAGVMTAMTHTDPDWSSVFSIEAINEPARDANQTPGYGEYQKQYVQVVRLVEYALGVPCPDTDYTKIFPDLSYSKSYDKGLPAVAAHIKDKTIRDVLMEVHKYMKSNAEEFGLGSDIYVDIDVDVNLSFGASTSEVEKREPVEPVVPHGSSLERHNARRRLHHEHGLSARLGKDVCRTCLTTVFQNMHWQYNNPPNPADAANGPQAYDAHLYFAFGGVADPNPESYMKTICNTNRVARAKSVGNSPLVFGEWSVATNFNATPEFYQDWLDAQRTIYAGQADGWLFWSYKLEKGNRYVPDMSWSATYEAGYFTKDDPSKLKNPDVCKPWIANSTTTVA, from the exons ATGAGGCTCCGTTCTGTCGCTATTGGCACCAGCTTGCTCGGTGCTACCGCAGTATCTGCTGCGAAGAGCAGTTTACCAGTCGACAAGGTATATGGCACAAAT CTTGGAAGTTG GTTGCTGGTCGAGCCTTGGATGCTCCCCAATGAATGGGTCAATAAAATGGGTGGTGACAGCTGCGAGTCCGATTGTTCATCTTGCGCATACAGTGAATT TGATTTGGTCAAAAAGATCGGCCAAGAGAGGGCTGATAAAGTATTTGATGAGCATTG GGCCACTTGGTTCACCGAGAAGGATGCGGACATTATTAAAAACGCTGGTCTCAACATGATTCGAATTCCTCTTGGTTACTGGATCGTTGAGTCCCTTGTGGACCGCTCAACTGAGCACTAC CCTCGTGGTGGGATGAAGTACCTGAAGAAAGGTCTTCGCTGGCTCAAGAAAAGAGGTATCTATGTTATGCTTGACCATCATGCGCTGCCGGGTGTGGCGTCTGCCAACCAGATGTTTGCCGGGCGCTGTACTAGCGACGTCCAATTCTAT ACTCCGAAAAACTACAAACGTGCCTTAATCTGGGCTGGAGTCATGACAGCTATGACCCACACGGACCCGGACTGGAGCAGTGTTTTCTCCATCGAGGCTATCAACGAGCCGGCTCGTGACGCCAACCAGACCCCCGGTTACGGCGAGT ATCAAAAGCAATATGTCCAGGTGGTTCGCCTAGTGGAATATGCGTTGGGAGTCCCTTGTCCAGACACTGATTATACCAAGATTTTCCCTGATTTATCATACTCGAAATCATACGACAAAGGCTTACCCGCGGTTGCTGCTCACATTAAGGACAAGACCATTCGCGACGTGCTGATGGAAGTGCACAAATATATGAAGTCCAACGCTGAGGAGTTCGGCCTCGGGTCTGATATCTATGTCGATATTGATGTCGATGTCAATCTATCGTTTGGTGCCTCCACGTCGGAAGTTGAGAAGCGCGAGCCTGTGGAACCTGTCGTCCCTCACGGATCCAGCTTGGAACGCCACAATGCTCGTAGGCGCCTCCACCACGAGCACGGTCTCTCAGCCAGGTTAGGCAAGGATGTATGCCGCACTTGTCTGACTACTGT GTTCCAAAACATGCATTGGCAATACAATAACCCACC TAATCCGGCTGATGCCGCCAATGGACCTCAGGCCTACGACGCACACCTGTATTTCGCTTTCG GTGGTGTCGCGGACCCCAACCCTGAGTCATATATGAAGACCATATGCA ACACTAATCGTGTTGCGAGGGCAAAGTCTGTCGGTAACTCTCCGCTGGTTTTTGGCGAATGGTCGGTTGCTACCAACTTCAACGCCACTCCCGAGTTCTATCAAGACT GGCTGGATGCCCAAAGAACAATCTACGCCGGTCAGGCCGATGGCTGGCTGTTCTGGAGCTACAAGCTTGAGAAAGGAAATAGATATGTTCCTGACAT GTCATGGTCAGCCACTTACGAGGCTGGCTACTTTACGAAGGATGATCCTAGCAAACTCAAGAACCCGGATGTATGCAAACCTTGGATAGCGAATAGTACTACCACTGTGGCTTGA